One Nitrososphaerales archaeon genomic window, CTCTTGAGTGAACTTCTTCGTCTTCACCAACTCTTCTATAAACTTCTTACCTTCTACGGGGTTCTTTTCAGGCCCTTCTAAAGATTTAAAGATATCTATAGCGGTCTCCAAGAGGCTCCTTTCACTTAAAGGCTTACCATGTATAACGCCTAAATCGACCTTACCCGTTCTTACATCCACACCAACAGTCTCCAACATCTTCCTCATCAACGCTATAGCCCTCAACCCGTCCTCTTCAGTGACTTTATCCCTTAACATGAGCCTTGCCCTTGCGGTGGCCAATCGGATCAATGCTTCTAACTGCCTTGGTGTTACGGTGATCATGAGCTCAGACCCCATACTTCTCATCTGCAAATAGTACTCTAACAATCTATCTTCGGCTTCTTTGGTGAGTTTTGGCTCGATCCTCTTCGCATAGATCAAGTACTTTCTCAACAATCCAAATTCGATCGGTGGGGCTGTAACATAACCGCCTTTTCTATGTATGGCTAAAACATGTTTGGCAAGTGCCTCATCCGTGGCTCTATCGGGGATATCTCTAACTACAAATATTAGATCAAAACGTGTAAGGAGCGGTATCGGTAAATTTACGTTATCGGCGATATTTCGATATGGGTCGTATTTACCGAATATCGGGTTGGCAGCAGCGATTATTGACGTTCTTGCATTCAACGTAGCTACGATTCCGCCCTTAGCGACACTTACGGTCTGCTGCTCCATAACTTCGTGGAGAGCGTTTCGATCTTCGGGCCTCATCTTATCGAATTCATCGATGGCTGCCACACCCTGATCCGCTAAAACTACGGCACCAGCTTCGAGCATCATCATACCGCTCCTATCCCTCACTACGGCAGCCGTTAAACCGGCCGCTGTAGAACCTCTACCCGATGTGTACAATCCACGGGGTGCAGCCCTAGCTGCATACTTTAAAAGCTCGCTCTTGGCAGTTCCAGGATCGCCAACAAGTAGAATGTTGATATCGCCTCGAATAGTTGTACCGTCTGGAAGGACCCTTTGAGGTGCACCGACTATTGAGAGCAATATTGCTTCTTTCTGTGTATGGTAGCCATAGATCGTAGGGCAGACCGATTCGATGAGCCTCTCATATGCATTCTCTTCCTTAGCGATACTCTTGATCAACTCTTCATCTTCTTTCGTAATCTCTACATCTTCAGGACCCTTTGCTAAAGGCTCTATATAATTACTTTGAATCTTCGTTTTAAATATTCGAAGCTTTCCAGCCGTCGAATATTCTTGCTCAACATTAACGATTCCCGTTACAATTACACGATCACCAGGCCGGGCAGTATTTACAATATCGCCAGTCAGATTTACATCTATATACTGGGGAAGTTGGCCCGGTGGCAACTCTTCGGGCAACTCCTGTAACCTTATCAGTTGATAATCGATAAATTCGGTATTCTTTTCATCCATATCAAAATTCTTCGTTTCATTACACCATTCACACTTTGTAGGTTTTTTTAACGTAATTCCCGTCTGTTCAACATACGAAGTATTACCACATTTTTTACATTTAAAAGCGACTTTCATAGCCAAAGGTTTCAATTCTGAAGCACGAATCACCATACCAGAGACCGCTACCAACTTTCCTAAATGCTCTGTCGTTAACTTTCTTAAAGAGAGTTTATCCGGAAGGTTCCTGATTCTAACTCTTAAATCTCTTCGAATTTTATCTGCGTAACTCGGATTCTCCCATCTTAATGCTTCATAAGCGGCTTTATCGAAGCTATTTAGAGTTTCGACGGGTTCGGTCAATAACTTTAATCCTAAATCTATATTATACAAATTCAAATCATCAAAATCTACAATGAGCGACTTTCCTCCCCTAGAGGGGAGTTGGGCGAGCCTCTCTCTGTACTTGAAGCTCCCATCCTTCGATTTAAAACCCTTCAAAAAGTCGGTAAAGAGCTCAGTGAGCTTTGCACTCGTCATTTCACTCATTCCTAAAACACCTCCAAAATATTCTTCTTCCAATCTTCAATAATCTTGTGCACACGCTCGAGAAGCACTCTTTCCTCGAATGGTATCTTTTCTAAAAGTTCTGCAGGTAATGATGAGCTACACGCATTAT contains:
- a CDS encoding minichromosome maintenance protein MCM, yielding MSEMTSAKLTELFTDFLKGFKSKDGSFKYRERLAQLPSRGGKSLIVDFDDLNLYNIDLGLKLLTEPVETLNSFDKAAYEALRWENPSYADKIRRDLRVRIRNLPDKLSLRKLTTEHLGKLVAVSGMVIRASELKPLAMKVAFKCKKCGNTSYVEQTGITLKKPTKCEWCNETKNFDMDEKNTEFIDYQLIRLQELPEELPPGQLPQYIDVNLTGDIVNTARPGDRVIVTGIVNVEQEYSTAGKLRIFKTKIQSNYIEPLAKGPEDVEITKEDEELIKSIAKEENAYERLIESVCPTIYGYHTQKEAILLSIVGAPQRVLPDGTTIRGDINILLVGDPGTAKSELLKYAARAAPRGLYTSGRGSTAAGLTAAVVRDRSGMMMLEAGAVVLADQGVAAIDEFDKMRPEDRNALHEVMEQQTVSVAKGGIVATLNARTSIIAAANPIFGKYDPYRNIADNVNLPIPLLTRFDLIFVVRDIPDRATDEALAKHVLAIHRKGGYVTAPPIEFGLLRKYLIYAKRIEPKLTKEAEDRLLEYYLQMRSMGSELMITVTPRQLEALIRLATARARLMLRDKVTEEDGLRAIALMRKMLETVGVDVRTGKVDLGVIHGKPLSERSLLETAIDIFKSLEGPEKNPVEGKKFIEELVKTKKFTQEEAQRMLQILNRSGQIYEVKPGFYRKL